Proteins encoded by one window of Drosophila melanogaster chromosome X:
- the Prx2 gene encoding peroxiredoxin 2, isoform E, whose translation MPQLQKPAPAFAGTAVVNGVFKDIKLSDYKGKYLVLFFYPLDFTFVCPTEIIAFSESAAEFRKINCEVIGCSTDSQFTHLAWINTPRKQGGLGSMDIPLLADKSMKVARDYGVLDEETGIPFRGLFIIDDKQNLRQITVNDLPVGRSVEETLRLVQAFQYTDKYGEVCPANWKPGQKTMVADPTKSKEYFETTS comes from the coding sequence ATGCCCCAGCTACAGAAGCCCGCTCCCGCATTCGCCGGCACCGCCGTCGTCAACGGTGTTTTCAAGGACATCAAGTTGAGCGACTACAAGGGCAAATACCTGGTGCTTTTCTTCTACCCGCTGGACTTCACCTTCGTGTGCCCCACCGAGATCATTGCGTTCTCGGAGAGCGCCGCCGAGTTCCGCAAGATCAATTGCGAGGTGATCGGTTGCTCCACGGACAGCCAGTTCACCCACTTGGCCTGGATCAACACGCCAAGGAAGCAGGGTGGTCTGGGCAGCATGGACATTCCACTGCTGGCTGACAAGTCGATGAAGGTGGCCCGCGACTATGGAGTGCTCGATGAGGAGACTGGCATCCCCTTCCGCGGCCTGTTCATCATCGATGACAAGCAGAACTTGCGCCAGATCACCGTCAACGATCTGCCCGTAGGTCGCAGTGTGGAGGAGACCCTGCGTCTCGTCCAGGCCTTCCAGTACACCGACAAGTACGGCGAGGTCTGCCCCGCCAACTGGAAGCCCGGCCAGAAGACCATGGTGGCCGATCCCACCAAGTCCAAGGAGTACTTCGAGACCACCTCCTAA